Proteins from one Leptonema illini DSM 21528 genomic window:
- the def gene encoding peptide deformylase, producing the protein MSVRRILKLGDPLLRRRSVDVPLTELRSKEIKNLIRDLRDTMKDAGGIGLAAPQIGVLKRVVIVGFEKSERYPDQKGIEERVLINPEIEALDGPGEGFWEGCLSIPGMRGFVERPRKIKLSFYDTDENRHEEIIEGFDAVVYQHECDHLDGMLYVDRLKDPTMFGFEPELKEASGG; encoded by the coding sequence ATGTCCGTTCGTAGAATTCTCAAACTTGGCGACCCCCTTCTGCGCCGTCGCTCCGTCGACGTGCCGCTGACCGAGCTGCGCTCTAAAGAGATTAAGAATCTGATTCGCGATCTGCGAGATACGATGAAAGATGCCGGCGGCATCGGGCTTGCCGCTCCGCAGATCGGCGTTCTCAAGCGCGTCGTCATCGTCGGATTCGAAAAAAGCGAGCGCTATCCCGATCAAAAAGGCATAGAAGAACGCGTACTCATCAATCCTGAAATCGAGGCGCTTGATGGGCCCGGCGAGGGCTTCTGGGAAGGATGCCTTTCGATTCCAGGAATGCGAGGCTTCGTCGAGCGTCCGCGCAAAATCAAGCTATCCTTTTACGATACCGACGAGAACAGGCATGAAGAGATCATCGAAGGCTTTGACGCCGTCGTGTATCAGCATGAATGCGATCACCTCGACGGCATGCTCTATGTTGATCGGCTGAAAGACCCGACGATGTTCGGCTTCGAGCCTGAACTGAAAGAAGCCTCCGGAGGGTAA
- the def gene encoding peptide deformylase → MAVRSILRAGNPLLRKRSQEFTEEEIRSPETAALIADMFDTMEKAHGQGLAAPQIGVLKRLVIVRLFREEGSGRDRQESFIDRVLFNPQIEILEGSKLGSWEGCLSVPGMAGYVERKRRIRLTFLDETARKHEELVEGYDAVVYQHECDHLDGVLYVDRLADPRLFGFDEDLDAKALKAIVAGR, encoded by the coding sequence ATGGCCGTACGTTCGATACTGAGAGCGGGCAATCCGCTTCTGCGCAAACGCTCGCAGGAATTCACCGAAGAAGAAATCCGCTCCCCTGAAACGGCGGCGCTCATCGCCGATATGTTTGATACGATGGAAAAGGCGCATGGCCAGGGCCTCGCTGCGCCGCAGATCGGCGTGCTCAAACGCCTGGTTATCGTAAGACTCTTTCGCGAAGAGGGTTCGGGACGGGATCGTCAGGAAAGCTTTATCGATCGAGTTCTCTTTAATCCGCAGATCGAAATCCTCGAAGGTTCAAAGCTTGGCTCATGGGAGGGATGCCTTTCCGTTCCGGGCATGGCCGGCTATGTAGAACGCAAACGTCGCATCAGACTGACCTTTCTCGATGAGACGGCCAGGAAGCACGAAGAGCTTGTCGAGGGGTATGATGCCGTCGTCTACCAGCATGAATGCGATCATCTTGACGGAGTGCTTTATGTCGATCGTCTTGCCGATCCGCGGCTCTTTGGCTTCGATGAAGACCTTGATGCAAAGGCCTTGAAGGCGATCGTCGCGGGACGATAG
- a CDS encoding SDR family oxidoreductase, which yields MKASRRTVLITGATDGIGLAAARELCRRKSRLLLHGRNQEKLEEARKSLQAESPDCDVELYRADLSSMDEVRSLARQIKEKHEALDVLLANAATFERDFHLTGDGFERTIAVNHYAHFLLVMLLLDLLKASSGARIVIVSSVAHSNGRLELESPEASRHDGFQAYANSKLFNILFANALAERLDGTGVTVNSLHPGVINTKILRENFGMTGAAVESGADTPVFLCVSPSLKDVTGQYFVKRRISEVSHLARDKTAREKLWHHSILSLERWLKGPEDEEIA from the coding sequence ATGAAAGCTTCGCGCCGCACCGTGCTGATCACCGGAGCGACGGACGGCATCGGCCTGGCCGCGGCGCGAGAGCTCTGCCGGCGTAAGAGCCGCCTTCTTCTTCACGGTCGCAATCAGGAAAAGCTTGAAGAGGCGAGGAAGTCGCTTCAGGCCGAAAGTCCGGATTGCGACGTGGAGTTATACAGAGCCGATCTTTCGTCGATGGACGAAGTGCGATCGCTCGCTCGTCAGATCAAAGAGAAGCATGAGGCTCTTGACGTTTTGCTTGCGAACGCCGCAACCTTTGAGCGAGATTTTCATCTCACCGGCGACGGCTTCGAGCGAACGATTGCTGTGAATCACTATGCGCACTTTCTTCTGGTCATGCTTTTGCTTGATCTTCTTAAAGCGTCGTCAGGTGCGCGCATCGTCATCGTCAGTTCAGTAGCGCACAGTAACGGTCGGCTTGAATTGGAATCGCCCGAGGCATCAAGGCATGACGGCTTTCAGGCCTATGCAAATTCGAAGCTTTTCAACATCCTGTTTGCAAACGCCCTGGCTGAGAGGTTAGACGGAACGGGCGTTACCGTCAACAGCCTGCATCCGGGAGTGATCAATACGAAGATTCTGCGTGAGAATTTCGGTATGACGGGGGCGGCGGTGGAGTCGGGCGCCGATACGCCGGTCTTTCTCTGCGTTTCACCCTCGTTGAAAGATGTTACGGGCCAGTACTTCGTAAAGCGACGGATCTCTGAGGTATCTCATCTCGCGCGTGATAAGACGGCCAGAGAGAAGCTCTGGCATCATAGCATCCTGTCGCTCGAACGCTGGTTAAAAGGGCCCGAAGACGAAGAGATTGCCTGA
- a CDS encoding DNA repair helicase XPB, with the protein MNNPLIVQSDKTMFLEVDNDRFEDCRAVISRFAELEKSPEYMQTYRISALSLWNAASSRMTADDIVGALEDFSKYPVPKNVLHEIREQISRYGKVKLVREEDGELYITSEEKAFLNEIAHHRSVQEYIKDVQVGRILVNKDYRGHIKQALIRIGYPVEDLAGYDEGAAYGFNLRGTTLSGKNFVMRDYQRKAVEVFHAGGSRQGGSGVIVLPCGAGKTIVGIGVMQLVGAHTLILVTNTLSIRQWKSEILDKTDISEDDIGEYSGEKKELKPITIATYNIITHRKKKGGAFTHYNIFGEGNWGLVVYDEVHLLPAPVFRMTSELQAKRRLGLTATLVREDGLEEDVFSLIGPKKYDVPWKELEKRSWIANAKCIEIRVEMDEELRLKYSVSDDREKYRLASENPAKLDAIEKIMGVHGSNNILIIGQYLQQLDVISQHFNLPMITGNTPLMERERLYKAFREGREPCLIVSRVANFSIDLPDARVAIQVSGTFGSRQEEAQRLGRVLRPKGEDNMAFFYTVVTRDTTEERFAHNRQLFLAEQGYEYNLHTYDEYCSMHPETPNPGPRKPIVVDESEKAEKAKKTEKASKKSSQRKEKEEESLAGR; encoded by the coding sequence TTGAATAATCCGCTTATCGTACAATCCGACAAGACCATGTTTCTCGAAGTCGACAATGATCGCTTCGAAGACTGTCGGGCCGTCATCTCACGCTTTGCCGAGCTTGAAAAAAGCCCGGAATACATGCAGACCTATCGTATCTCTGCCCTCTCTCTATGGAATGCCGCCTCCAGCCGTATGACGGCCGATGACATCGTCGGCGCTCTGGAGGATTTTTCGAAGTACCCGGTGCCCAAGAACGTCTTGCACGAGATTCGTGAACAGATCTCGCGTTATGGCAAGGTGAAGCTTGTTCGTGAAGAAGACGGTGAGCTTTATATCACCTCCGAAGAAAAGGCCTTCCTGAATGAGATCGCCCATCATCGTTCGGTGCAGGAATATATCAAGGACGTACAGGTCGGCCGCATTCTTGTTAATAAGGATTATCGCGGTCATATCAAGCAGGCGCTGATTCGCATCGGCTATCCCGTTGAAGACCTTGCCGGTTATGATGAAGGGGCGGCCTACGGCTTCAATCTTCGCGGCACGACTCTTTCCGGTAAGAACTTCGTCATGCGCGACTATCAGCGCAAGGCCGTCGAGGTCTTTCATGCAGGCGGTAGCCGGCAGGGTGGATCGGGCGTCATCGTTCTTCCCTGCGGTGCGGGTAAGACGATCGTCGGCATCGGCGTGATGCAGCTGGTCGGCGCTCATACGCTGATTCTTGTGACGAACACGCTTTCTATTCGACAGTGGAAGAGCGAGATTCTTGATAAGACCGATATCTCAGAAGATGATATCGGCGAGTACTCGGGCGAGAAGAAAGAGCTCAAGCCGATCACCATCGCCACGTATAACATCATCACACATCGCAAGAAAAAGGGCGGCGCCTTCACCCATTACAACATCTTCGGCGAGGGCAACTGGGGCCTTGTCGTTTATGACGAAGTGCACCTCTTACCGGCGCCTGTCTTTCGTATGACGTCGGAGCTTCAGGCGAAGCGACGCCTCGGTCTGACGGCGACGCTTGTTCGCGAGGACGGACTGGAAGAAGACGTCTTTTCGCTGATCGGCCCTAAGAAATACGACGTCCCCTGGAAGGAACTCGAGAAGCGATCCTGGATCGCCAACGCGAAGTGTATCGAGATCCGCGTTGAGATGGATGAAGAGCTGCGCCTCAAATACTCGGTGTCTGACGACCGCGAGAAATACCGCCTCGCATCTGAGAACCCGGCGAAGCTCGATGCCATCGAAAAGATCATGGGCGTGCACGGCAGTAACAACATCCTGATTATCGGGCAGTATCTGCAGCAGCTCGACGTCATCTCGCAGCACTTCAATCTGCCGATGATTACCGGCAATACTCCGCTGATGGAGAGGGAGCGTCTTTATAAAGCGTTTCGCGAGGGACGCGAGCCCTGTCTCATCGTATCGCGTGTGGCGAACTTCTCGATCGACCTTCCCGATGCTCGCGTCGCCATTCAGGTGTCGGGCACCTTCGGATCGCGTCAGGAAGAGGCGCAGCGTCTGGGACGGGTTCTGCGTCCGAAAGGCGAAGATAACATGGCCTTCTTTTATACGGTCGTAACCCGCGATACGACCGAGGAGCGCTTCGCACATAACAGGCAGCTCTTTCTTGCCGAGCAGGGTTACGAGTATAACCTGCATACCTACGACGAATACTGCTCGATGCATCCCGAGACTCCGAATCCGGGGCCGCGCAAGCCCATCGTCGTCGACGAATCTGAAAAGGCCGAGAAGGCGAAAAAGACCGAGAAGGCGTCCAAAAAATCTTCACAGCGTAAAGAGAAAGAAGAAGAGAGCCTGGCCGGACGATGA
- a CDS encoding AMP-dependent synthetase/ligase: MKPANFYQMLEHAASVNSSDRTFLRRMGDGSISGRTYPEWKEWTDALVAGLADDGLKRGDRVLFLCDPSSYWLFTNVAIITAGAITVPRATDVTEDDILYIANHAECTRAIVQNRKTKERLEKLKDRIPTLKTIHVMQDEGHNLLTGDDSLVALTKKGEAALKANAQLVADMAKRLDPESLCMIIYTSGTTGAPKGAMQTQQGWIACVENVIPRLQARKGDRAISLLPPWHVFEQVIEYAFLYLGLQFMITDISLLKEDLKEFKPTIFPSVPRIWESVYNGIIGKVKKESTAKQKVFNFFLSVGATWHRWHAVAFGYDLQIEKPNAIASLLRRLLAFFVLLLLSPLKLLSKVIFKGIREALGGQMRVSLSGGSALPGVVDRFLSAVGLRVLEGYGMTETSAVISARLIEGPVSGTIGKPLDGYEIRLKNEQGVDVKHIPGAKGTLWVKSVQVMKGYYRRPELNDIVFDKDGFFDTGDLMMLTHRGELVFAGRAKDTIVLASGENLEPVPLEDRLLISDYIDQVMVVGDDKKYPAALIVPAFDRLKEHLPSLPDSRERWNENLAVRALFQNEIGRLLTREAGFKSFEIVPKDAFYIVPRPFDLETEMTKTLKMKRPVIKDHFQAEIDRIYK; encoded by the coding sequence ATGAAACCAGCGAATTTTTATCAGATGCTCGAACATGCGGCGAGCGTTAACTCTTCCGATCGCACATTTCTGAGACGAATGGGCGACGGCTCTATTTCGGGGCGCACCTATCCGGAGTGGAAAGAGTGGACCGACGCCCTTGTTGCCGGCCTCGCCGACGACGGACTCAAACGGGGCGATCGCGTGCTCTTTCTCTGCGATCCGTCGAGCTACTGGCTTTTCACGAACGTGGCGATTATTACGGCAGGCGCGATCACCGTTCCGCGCGCCACAGACGTCACCGAAGATGATATTCTTTACATCGCAAATCACGCCGAGTGTACGCGAGCCATCGTGCAGAATCGTAAAACGAAGGAGCGGCTTGAGAAGCTGAAAGACCGCATCCCCACGCTGAAAACGATTCACGTGATGCAGGATGAAGGCCATAACCTGCTAACAGGCGACGATAGCCTCGTCGCCCTTACAAAAAAAGGAGAGGCGGCGCTGAAGGCGAATGCGCAGCTTGTCGCCGACATGGCGAAGCGGCTTGATCCGGAAAGCCTGTGTATGATCATCTATACGTCGGGAACGACGGGCGCTCCTAAAGGGGCGATGCAAACGCAGCAGGGCTGGATCGCCTGTGTGGAAAACGTCATCCCGCGGCTCCAGGCTCGCAAAGGGGATCGGGCGATCAGCCTTCTGCCGCCGTGGCATGTGTTCGAGCAGGTCATCGAATACGCCTTTTTGTACCTGGGATTGCAGTTCATGATCACCGATATCTCTCTCTTAAAAGAAGATTTAAAGGAGTTCAAGCCGACGATCTTTCCGTCCGTTCCGCGCATCTGGGAGTCGGTGTATAACGGTATCATTGGCAAGGTGAAGAAGGAGTCGACTGCTAAACAGAAGGTGTTCAACTTCTTCCTTTCAGTCGGAGCAACCTGGCATCGCTGGCATGCCGTCGCCTTCGGCTACGATCTTCAAATCGAGAAGCCCAATGCGATCGCATCGCTTCTGCGTCGGCTGCTGGCATTCTTCGTGCTTCTTCTACTGTCGCCTCTGAAGCTTCTTTCGAAGGTTATCTTTAAAGGCATCCGCGAAGCGCTGGGCGGGCAGATGCGCGTCTCCCTGTCCGGGGGCAGCGCCCTTCCTGGCGTCGTCGATCGCTTTCTCTCAGCCGTCGGTCTTCGCGTACTCGAGGGATACGGTATGACCGAAACGTCGGCCGTGATCTCGGCCCGTCTTATCGAAGGGCCCGTTTCGGGAACGATCGGGAAGCCTCTCGACGGCTATGAGATTCGTCTGAAGAACGAGCAGGGCGTCGATGTGAAGCATATTCCCGGAGCAAAAGGCACGCTCTGGGTGAAAAGCGTTCAGGTGATGAAGGGTTATTATCGACGTCCGGAGCTTAACGATATCGTCTTTGATAAAGACGGCTTCTTTGATACGGGGGATTTGATGATGCTCACGCATCGCGGAGAGCTTGTATTTGCCGGCCGCGCCAAAGATACGATCGTGCTGGCAAGCGGCGAGAATCTCGAGCCGGTGCCTCTCGAAGATCGACTTTTGATCAGCGATTATATCGATCAGGTCATGGTCGTCGGCGATGATAAGAAGTATCCGGCGGCGCTCATCGTTCCGGCCTTCGATCGCTTGAAAGAGCATCTGCCCTCGCTTCCTGATTCCCGCGAGCGCTGGAATGAAAACCTTGCGGTGCGTGCGCTTTTTCAGAATGAGATCGGACGTCTTCTCACAAGAGAGGCCGGATTCAAAAGCTTCGAGATCGTTCCAAAAGATGCGTTCTATATCGTGCCCCGTCCGTTTGACCTGGAGACCGAGATGACGAAGACCCTGAAAATGAAGCGTCCGGTCATCAAGGATCACTTTCAAGCCGAGATCGATCGCATCTACAAATAG
- a CDS encoding AMP-dependent synthetase/ligase translates to MPEETNKPQIIYDLLESGVHANPDGPTFLRRRPGSDNSFHSYTYTELKTMTDQLIAGWVSSGLKSGDRVLLLCDPSSYWFVTDTSILSVGAVSVPRATDVTDDDILYIANHSEASLAVVQTVKTAEKLRRLADKLPTIKRIIVMEDANFNLLEGPDTLASVMQAGVKALAADANLVQRTLAGVDGSALATLIYTSGTTGAPKGVMLSQKGWITAVLNTLPRTGFQKGDRALSLLPPWHAFERGVEYAVVYLGLAFMVSDISCLRDDLKWHRPTIFPSVPRIWESVYNGILAKVKKESALKQAVFNAGLSIGASYNRWKARAFGYRLQIERPATIVSMIERLAAWCVLLVMGPLRGLSLLIFRPIRQALGGQIKFSVSGGSALPGVVDRFLSAIGLTVLEGYGMTETSAVISIRNRNRPTPGTVGTPIGGYTIRLKNEQGHDVSHIPGAKGTLWVKSDQILTGYYRRPELNEVVFDKEGFFDTGDLMLLTHRGELMFAGRSKDTIALAGGENIEPVPIEDYLLESEFIDQVMVVGDERKTLGALIVPAFDRLKEHLPSLPDSRERWNENLAVRALFQSELGRLINHNKGFKAFEHIPKDCFYIVPRQFDLETEMTRTLKMKRPVIKDHFAREIDEMYGRSRTGA, encoded by the coding sequence ATGCCCGAAGAGACAAACAAACCGCAGATCATCTACGATCTGCTTGAGAGTGGCGTTCATGCGAATCCCGACGGACCGACCTTCTTGCGTCGTCGTCCAGGTTCAGATAACTCCTTCCACTCCTATACCTACACCGAGCTGAAGACGATGACCGATCAGCTTATTGCCGGATGGGTGAGCTCCGGATTGAAAAGCGGCGACAGGGTGCTACTGCTCTGCGATCCGTCAAGCTACTGGTTCGTCACCGATACGTCGATTCTTTCTGTCGGAGCGGTGAGCGTTCCGCGCGCCACCGACGTTACCGACGACGACATCCTGTATATCGCCAATCATTCTGAGGCCTCTCTTGCCGTTGTTCAGACCGTGAAGACGGCCGAGAAGCTGCGTCGCCTTGCCGATAAGCTGCCGACGATAAAGCGCATCATCGTAATGGAAGACGCGAACTTCAACCTGCTTGAGGGCCCCGATACGCTGGCCTCGGTGATGCAAGCCGGAGTCAAGGCCCTTGCCGCCGATGCAAACCTGGTACAGCGCACGCTTGCCGGCGTCGATGGATCGGCGCTTGCAACGCTCATTTATACGTCAGGCACGACAGGCGCTCCGAAAGGTGTGATGCTCAGCCAGAAGGGATGGATAACGGCCGTTCTGAATACGCTGCCGCGCACCGGTTTTCAAAAAGGCGATCGCGCCCTGAGTCTGCTTCCGCCCTGGCATGCCTTCGAGCGCGGCGTCGAATATGCCGTCGTCTATCTCGGCCTTGCCTTTATGGTCAGCGACATCTCCTGTCTGCGCGATGATCTGAAGTGGCATCGCCCGACGATCTTTCCGTCAGTACCGCGGATCTGGGAATCGGTGTACAACGGCATCCTCGCAAAAGTTAAGAAAGAGTCGGCTCTGAAGCAGGCGGTCTTCAATGCAGGCCTGAGTATCGGCGCTTCATATAATCGCTGGAAGGCAAGAGCCTTCGGCTACAGGCTTCAAATAGAGCGCCCCGCTACGATCGTATCGATGATCGAGAGGCTGGCGGCGTGGTGCGTGCTTCTGGTGATGGGGCCTCTGCGCGGGTTGAGCCTGCTTATCTTTCGTCCGATCCGGCAGGCGCTGGGCGGGCAGATTAAGTTCTCGGTTTCGGGGGGCAGCGCACTGCCCGGCGTCGTCGATCGTTTTCTTTCGGCGATCGGTCTGACCGTGCTTGAGGGCTACGGTATGACTGAAACGTCCGCCGTGATCTCGATTCGTAACCGTAACCGCCCGACGCCCGGAACGGTGGGAACGCCGATCGGGGGTTATACAATCCGGCTGAAAAACGAGCAGGGACACGATGTGAGCCATATTCCCGGAGCGAAAGGAACGCTCTGGGTGAAAAGCGATCAGATCTTGACCGGATACTACAGACGTCCGGAGCTGAACGAGGTCGTCTTTGATAAAGAAGGCTTCTTTGATACGGGCGACCTGATGCTGCTCACCCATCGCGGCGAGCTGATGTTTGCCGGCCGGTCGAAAGATACGATCGCCCTTGCCGGCGGCGAAAATATCGAGCCCGTTCCGATCGAAGACTATCTGCTTGAAAGCGAGTTCATCGATCAGGTCATGGTCGTCGGCGATGAGCGCAAAACCCTGGGCGCTCTGATCGTGCCCGCCTTCGATCGTCTGAAAGAACATCTGCCGTCGCTTCCCGATTCCCGGGAACGCTGGAACGAAAACCTGGCTGTGCGTGCGCTTTTTCAGAGCGAGCTCGGTCGTCTCATCAATCACAACAAAGGCTTCAAGGCATTCGAGCACATTCCAAAGGATTGCTTTTATATCGTGCCGCGACAATTTGATCTGGAAACTGAGATGACGCGCACATTGAAGATGAAGCGGCCCGTTATCAAAGATCATTTCGCACGGGAGATCGACGAGATGTACGGCCGATCAAGAACGGGCGCATAG
- a CDS encoding LA_3696 family protein, whose product MPHFIQLPEEVASVFGPAATKFVDFLTSTFSLQKDEVVRMSALSFEKTVKDETTGLRLEMNELQAETQASIAELRAETQTSIAELRVEMTELRAETRASIAGLRVEMAELRAETQASIGELRVEMTELRAETQTSIAELRAEMKADFADVQKQIAGLHREITAQTRWFLAGLLAAATLYPIISQLLQRFL is encoded by the coding sequence ATGCCACACTTTATTCAGCTTCCGGAAGAAGTCGCCTCAGTCTTTGGACCGGCAGCTACTAAATTTGTTGACTTCCTCACTTCTACCTTCTCTTTACAGAAAGATGAGGTAGTCCGGATGTCTGCCCTTTCTTTTGAAAAGACCGTGAAAGACGAAACTACAGGCCTCAGGCTTGAGATGAACGAGTTACAGGCTGAAACTCAAGCATCGATTGCAGAGTTACGGGCCGAAACTCAGACATCGATTGCAGAGTTACGAGTCGAGATGACCGAGTTACGAGCAGAAACCCGGGCATCGATTGCAGGGTTGCGCGTGGAGATGGCCGAGCTACGAGCTGAAACTCAAGCATCCATAGGGGAGTTGCGGGTCGAGATGACCGAGCTACGAGCTGAAACTCAGACTTCGATTGCAGAGTTACGGGCAGAGATGAAAGCAGATTTTGCCGATGTGCAAAAGCAAATTGCAGGTCTGCATCGAGAGATAACAGCGCAGACTCGCTGGTTCCTGGCCGGATTGCTGGCGGCGGCAACACTCTATCCGATCATTTCACAACTGCTACAGCGGTTTCTCTAA
- a CDS encoding THUMP domain-containing class I SAM-dependent RNA methyltransferase: MSELMLTATCMRGFEELLADEIEDLGDAAPITQLHVDRQAVRFATETENGPALLYHANLRLRTAIAVLEPLASFRVYDADDLYKKVYELPWERYLDARQTFAIQSSVHSRLFTHSHFVSLKMKDAVVDRFRDRSGARPSVELNRPDLRLHIRIEEDRCTISRNSSGDPLFKRGYRSRVGEAPLNEALAAGLILLSGWNWKNAEPLVDPMTGAGTIPIEAAWIALKVAPGLFREQFGFMNWPDHQDSLFQSIRNDLLRKANKNIAATPELPIFASDSSPVATDLAAENFGNAGLEGKITLQTKPFDQLKLPVDHGTIIMNPPYGERMKKHDIDNFYKMIGDTMKKNFAGFTAWIFSSNIEALKHVHLASSKRIALRNGPLDCMFQRYELYIGSAEQSDTAHDTGDDVPTESGDLPSQEQSDEQ, translated from the coding sequence ATGTCTGAACTGATGCTTACTGCAACCTGTATGCGCGGCTTTGAAGAGCTGCTTGCCGACGAGATTGAGGATCTCGGCGATGCCGCGCCGATCACGCAGCTGCATGTGGATCGGCAGGCCGTGCGCTTTGCCACCGAGACTGAAAACGGTCCGGCGCTGCTCTATCATGCGAATCTCAGGCTGCGCACAGCCATCGCCGTCCTTGAGCCGCTTGCCTCGTTTCGCGTCTATGATGCCGACGATCTCTACAAGAAGGTTTATGAGCTTCCGTGGGAGCGTTATCTCGATGCACGTCAGACGTTCGCCATCCAGTCATCGGTGCATTCGCGTCTGTTCACGCATTCGCACTTCGTTTCTCTCAAGATGAAGGACGCCGTAGTCGACCGCTTTCGCGACCGCAGCGGCGCTCGTCCTTCGGTCGAGCTGAACCGCCCCGATCTGCGCCTGCATATACGTATCGAAGAGGATCGCTGTACGATTTCGCGCAACAGCTCGGGCGATCCGCTTTTCAAGCGCGGATATCGCTCTCGCGTCGGCGAGGCTCCGCTTAACGAAGCGCTTGCAGCCGGCCTGATCCTGTTAAGCGGATGGAACTGGAAGAATGCAGAGCCGCTTGTCGATCCGATGACGGGAGCGGGCACCATTCCCATCGAGGCGGCGTGGATCGCCCTGAAAGTCGCTCCGGGCCTTTTTCGCGAGCAATTCGGATTCATGAACTGGCCCGATCATCAGGACTCGCTCTTTCAGTCGATTCGCAACGATCTGCTACGCAAGGCCAATAAAAATATCGCCGCCACTCCCGAGCTGCCCATCTTCGCCTCGGATTCTTCGCCTGTGGCCACCGATCTGGCCGCCGAGAACTTCGGCAACGCCGGTCTCGAAGGCAAAATCACGCTGCAAACGAAGCCTTTCGATCAGCTGAAGCTGCCCGTCGATCATGGAACGATCATCATGAATCCGCCCTACGGCGAGCGTATGAAGAAGCATGATATCGATAACTTCTATAAGATGATCGGCGATACGATGAAAAAGAACTTCGCCGGATTCACGGCCTGGATCTTCAGCTCGAACATCGAAGCCCTCAAGCACGTTCATCTGGCCAGCTCGAAACGCATCGCCCTTCGTAATGGACCTCTGGATTGTATGTTCCAGCGATACGAGTTATACATCGGCAGTGCGGAGCAGTCCGACACAGCGCACGATACGGGTGACGACGTACCGACAGAGTCAGGCGACCTGCCATCACAAGAGCAAAGCGATGAGCAGTGA
- a CDS encoding serine/threonine protein kinase, producing MSSDPVGLYDDSFYKLQPDVVLKSVEAAGLAPTGHCQQLNSYENRVFDLKLEDGSHVITKFYRPLRWTDEQILEEHAFLFELQQNDIPVCAPLRFPDGSTLKSIEGLRFTVWPRTGGRSADELTDSQLQLIGRLLGRIHNVGASKESATRWRLNAGHFALAPLAYLEEREFLPPSLLPRYRKAVLHAVELFEDLSKGIPVHRIHGDCHIGNLLYSREQDDENFFFLDFDDFLTGPAVQDFWMLAPAVDADGLRQRAVMIDAYRSFRDFDDRQLRLIGPLRAFRYIHYAGWIAKRWSDPAFPLSFPHFGTDEYWEKETQDLERLLREIDEPQVGEKADDTQTTENSEELTNADFFWDWEG from the coding sequence ATGAGCAGTGATCCCGTCGGCCTGTACGACGACTCATTCTACAAGCTACAGCCCGATGTCGTCCTGAAATCGGTGGAGGCGGCCGGGCTGGCTCCGACCGGGCACTGTCAGCAGCTGAACTCTTACGAGAACCGCGTCTTTGACCTGAAGCTCGAAGACGGATCGCACGTGATTACGAAATTCTATCGCCCGCTTCGCTGGACGGACGAACAGATCCTCGAAGAACATGCCTTTCTTTTTGAGCTGCAGCAGAATGATATTCCGGTTTGTGCTCCGCTTCGCTTTCCTGACGGCAGCACATTGAAATCAATCGAAGGCCTTCGCTTTACCGTATGGCCTCGCACCGGCGGACGATCGGCCGATGAGTTAACCGACTCGCAGTTGCAGCTGATCGGGCGCCTGCTCGGCCGCATCCATAACGTCGGCGCTTCAAAAGAGTCGGCGACACGATGGCGTCTGAACGCCGGACATTTCGCCCTCGCACCGCTTGCCTATCTTGAAGAGCGTGAATTCCTGCCGCCGTCGCTTCTGCCGCGATACCGAAAGGCCGTTCTACATGCCGTCGAACTCTTTGAAGATCTTTCGAAGGGCATACCCGTACATCGCATTCACGGCGACTGTCACATCGGCAACCTGCTCTATTCTCGAGAGCAGGACGACGAGAACTTCTTCTTTCTCGACTTCGACGATTTCTTAACAGGACCGGCGGTGCAGGACTTCTGGATGCTTGCTCCGGCCGTCGATGCAGACGGTCTGCGACAGCGCGCAGTTATGATCGACGCCTACCGTAGCTTTCGCGATTTTGATGATCGGCAGCTACGACTGATCGGTCCTCTTCGCGCCTTTCGCTATATTCACTATGCTGGATGGATCGCTAAACGCTGGTCTGATCCGGCCTTTCCGCTGAGCTTTCCGCATTTCGGCACCGACGAATACTGGGAGAAGGAAACGCAGGATCTGGAACGCCTGCTTCGCGAAATAGACGAGCCGCAAGTCGGCGAAAAAGCTGACGATACACAGACGACTGAGAACTCAGAAGAGCTGACCAACGCCGATTTCTTCTGGGATTGGGAGGGTTAA